The Entelurus aequoreus isolate RoL-2023_Sb linkage group LG23, RoL_Eaeq_v1.1, whole genome shotgun sequence genome has a window encoding:
- the LOC133640556 gene encoding uncharacterized protein K02A2.6-like, with protein sequence MPLKLVMQQNCHRCTSRRLVKWRPPQPAAWEVTCMPCQGDGSRSLHSTRVTSCSNASAVGRSTSQGSVQHLLIDTPGKHLILADALSRAPMENSVSATEEDVQNHVNVVSAALPVSDIKTQQIAEETAKDEELQRVITNMQNGWPPHSSPRFFHVRGELSVVDGLLLKRNRIVIPQTSRQDILQRIHEGHLGVEKCKRRARDTVYWPGINKDIDNMIGRCSTCQKYRNKQTKRTHDIA encoded by the exons ATGCCATTAAAATTGGTCATGCAGCAGAATTGTCACAGATGCACGTCAAGACGTTTGGTGAAATGGCGTCCACCGCAGCCAGCAGCGTGGGAGGTGACGTGTATGCCGTGTCAAGGAGATGGAAGTCGCAGCCTGCACAGCACAAGAGTGACGTCATGTTCCAATGCAAGCGCTGTGGGTCGCAGCACAAGCCAAGGCAGTGTCCAGCATTTG CTCATCGACACACCTGGAAAGCACTTGATACTGGCTGATGCACTCTCAAGAGCACCCATGGAAAACAGCGTCAGTGCTACTGAAGAGGATGTACAAAACCATGTGAATGTGGTGTCAGCTGCACTTCCAGTGTCAgacataaaaacacaacaaatcgCTGAGGAAACGGCAAAAGATGAAGAGTTGCAGCGTGTTATTACCAACATGCAGAATGGATGGCCTCCACATTCCAGCCCACGGTTCTTCCATGTTAGAGGTGAACTAAGTGTTGTGGATGGACTTTTACTGAAGCGAAACCGAATAGTCATTCCACAAACATCGAGGCAGGATATACTACAAAGAATCCATGAAGGTCATCTAGGGGTTGAAAAGTGCAAGAGACGAGCACGCGACACTGTATACTGGCCTGGAATCAACAAAGACATTGACAACATGATTGGCAGATGTTCAACATGTCAAAaatacagaaacaaacaaaccaaaagaaCCCACGATATTGCCTGA
- the LOC133640461 gene encoding LOW QUALITY PROTEIN: basic leucine zipper transcriptional factor ATF-like (The sequence of the model RefSeq protein was modified relative to this genomic sequence to represent the inferred CDS: inserted 2 bases in 1 codon; deleted 1 base in 1 codon) has translation MSLEKPHQTLPTRPERKKVKESERSLVAMAQGSDSNDTSYRSPSPGGRQSSSDDMKKVMRREKNRIAAQKSRMRQTQKADSLHLESENLEKENTALRKEVKQLTEEVKYLSSVLSSHEPQCAGLTXPPASLYPPHHHAAYHQHMAVPHHQH, from the exons atgtctttggag AAACCACATCAGACTCTGCCAACCAGACCTGAGAGAAAGAAAGTGAAAGAGAGCGA gCGGTCGCTGGTGGCCATGGCTCAGGGCTCTGACAGCAATGACACAAGTTACAGGTCGCCGTCACCTGGAGGGAGGCAG AGCTCCTCGGATGACATGAAGAAGGTCATGAGGCGAGAGAAGAACCGCATCGCCGCTCAGAAGAGCAGAATGAGACAAACTCAGAAAGCCGACAGCCTCCACCTG GAGAGTGAGAACCTGGAGAAGGAGAACACTGCGCTGAGGAAGGAGGTGAAGCAGCTGACGGAGGAGGTGAAGTATCTGTCGTCCGTGCTGAGC AGCCACGAGCCCCAGTGCGCGGGCCTGAC CCCGCCGGCCTCTCTGTACCCGCCTCACCACCACGCCGCCTACCACCAGCACATGGCCGTGCCACACCACCAGCACTGA